In Paludisphaera mucosa, one DNA window encodes the following:
- a CDS encoding efflux RND transporter permease subunit yields the protein MVRAIIFWSLHNRLIVILGAFALIGVGAYSAANLNVEAYPDPTPPLVEVISQNPGASPEEMERLVGIPVETALNGMPGLEYLRSTSIAGLNDVKCQFAYGTDYGAARQEVLNRLAAVDLPAGVKPGLSPWSPTGEIIRYVLEGPAYTTNQLKAVQDWVVNRTLKQVPGVIDVVGFGGTVKQYQVLLDTRLLKQYGVTMQQVEDAIARSNANVGGDLLTLGTQAHNVRAVGLLGGGRDPLDPANLAQAPAIEAEKLDDIRDVIITSAQDGTPIFVRQVAKVIVGNRPRLGIVGRGGEDDVVEGIVMMRKGEKSLPTAEAVVAKIEEMEREKLLPEGMRIRAFNQRTDLVHVTTHNVLHNLLIGVGLVVAVLFVFLGDLASAAIVALVIPLALLFAISVLFAQGRSANLLSIGAVDFGIIVDSSVIIVETIYRHITEPGADRSRPLIDRIAEASHGVERPIFFSTMIIICAFVPLFAMSGPAGALFGPMAATYAFSILGALLVSLTLAPVLCSIFFRNKTEEKDTLVDRALKSVYSAALRGALGRRPIVLLASAGLLAYTISLLPGLGAEFMPELEEGNLWIRALMPRTVSREEAARMAPRLRRVIASVPEVRGVMSQVGRPDDGTDVTSFFNVEFNVPLRPMEEWRPGMTRKKLEAELTAKFADFPGLSFSFSQLIRDNIDEALSGIKGANSVKLFGGELEKLEEVGQRVVNALRAIPGIENVGLFHIVGQPNLEVRIDRRACARYGVNVEDVEDVVQVAIGGRAFSEMVEGEKRYEIVLRFPQDLRDDPDDIGRIPVDLPGRDGKPGARIPLSHLAAIEPHKSGAAYIYRENNRRYIPIKFSVHGRDLASAIEEARRKVDDPASGAKLPPGYRVEWSGEFAQMQEANRRLMVTVPLSIVLILVLLYTMFSSMKDALLVMAGVVTAMMGGIWALRLTGTAFSISAAVGFISIFGVVVQNGVLLVNDYNRMRAAGVPVRETVERGSTALLRPVVMISLTAILGLLPAALADSVGSQAQKPLAIVVVGGMFVAMFLPQFLIPVLYTYFPARGPSPAEDL from the coding sequence GTGGTTCGTGCGATCATCTTCTGGAGCCTCCACAATCGCCTCATCGTGATCCTCGGGGCGTTCGCCCTGATCGGCGTCGGGGCCTATTCCGCGGCCAATCTCAACGTCGAGGCGTACCCCGACCCGACGCCGCCGCTCGTCGAGGTCATCAGCCAGAACCCCGGCGCGAGCCCCGAGGAGATGGAGCGGCTCGTCGGCATCCCCGTCGAGACGGCGCTCAACGGCATGCCCGGGCTGGAGTACCTTCGCAGCACGTCGATCGCGGGCCTGAACGACGTGAAGTGCCAGTTCGCCTACGGGACCGATTACGGGGCCGCCCGCCAGGAGGTCCTGAACCGGCTGGCCGCGGTGGACCTGCCGGCGGGGGTCAAGCCCGGCCTCTCGCCGTGGAGCCCCACCGGCGAGATCATCCGCTACGTCCTCGAAGGGCCCGCCTACACGACGAACCAGCTCAAGGCCGTCCAGGACTGGGTGGTCAACCGCACCCTGAAGCAGGTGCCCGGCGTCATCGACGTGGTCGGCTTCGGCGGGACGGTCAAGCAGTATCAGGTCCTGCTGGACACCCGGCTGCTCAAGCAGTACGGCGTGACGATGCAGCAGGTGGAGGACGCCATCGCGCGTTCGAACGCCAACGTCGGCGGCGACCTGCTGACCCTCGGCACCCAGGCCCACAACGTGCGGGCCGTCGGCCTGCTCGGCGGCGGCCGGGACCCGCTCGACCCGGCCAACCTCGCGCAGGCCCCGGCGATCGAGGCCGAGAAGCTCGACGACATCCGGGACGTGATCATCACGTCGGCCCAGGACGGCACGCCGATCTTCGTCCGCCAGGTCGCCAAGGTGATCGTCGGCAACCGGCCTCGGCTGGGGATCGTGGGCCGCGGCGGCGAGGACGACGTCGTCGAGGGGATCGTCATGATGCGGAAGGGGGAGAAGTCGCTCCCCACCGCCGAGGCGGTCGTCGCCAAGATCGAGGAGATGGAGCGCGAGAAGCTGCTGCCCGAAGGCATGCGGATCCGGGCGTTCAACCAGCGGACCGACCTGGTGCACGTCACGACCCACAACGTGCTGCACAACCTGCTGATCGGCGTCGGCCTGGTCGTCGCGGTCCTCTTCGTCTTCCTGGGCGACCTGGCGAGCGCGGCGATCGTCGCCCTGGTCATCCCCCTGGCGCTGCTGTTCGCGATCTCGGTCCTCTTCGCGCAGGGGAGGTCGGCCAACCTGCTTTCGATCGGGGCGGTCGACTTCGGGATCATCGTCGACAGCTCGGTCATCATCGTCGAGACGATCTACCGGCACATCACCGAGCCGGGGGCCGACCGTTCCCGGCCGCTGATCGACCGGATCGCCGAGGCCTCGCACGGGGTCGAGCGGCCGATCTTCTTCTCGACGATGATCATCATCTGCGCCTTCGTGCCGCTCTTCGCGATGAGCGGCCCGGCCGGGGCGCTCTTCGGGCCGATGGCCGCGACCTACGCGTTCTCGATCCTGGGGGCGCTGCTCGTCTCCCTGACGCTGGCCCCGGTCCTCTGCTCGATCTTCTTCCGCAACAAGACCGAGGAGAAGGACACCCTCGTCGACCGCGCGCTGAAGTCGGTGTACTCCGCCGCGCTCCGCGGGGCGCTGGGCCGCCGGCCGATCGTGCTGCTCGCCTCGGCCGGGCTGCTGGCGTACACGATCTCGCTGCTGCCGGGCCTGGGGGCAGAGTTCATGCCCGAGCTGGAGGAGGGGAACCTCTGGATCCGGGCTTTGATGCCGCGGACCGTCTCGCGCGAGGAGGCGGCCCGGATGGCGCCCCGGCTCCGCCGGGTCATCGCGTCGGTCCCCGAGGTCCGGGGGGTGATGTCGCAGGTCGGCCGGCCCGACGACGGCACCGACGTCACCAGCTTCTTCAACGTCGAGTTCAACGTGCCGCTGCGGCCCATGGAGGAGTGGCGGCCGGGGATGACGCGGAAGAAGCTCGAGGCCGAGCTGACCGCGAAGTTCGCCGACTTCCCGGGCCTGAGCTTCAGCTTCTCGCAGCTCATCCGCGACAACATCGACGAGGCCCTCTCGGGCATCAAGGGGGCCAACTCGGTCAAGCTCTTCGGCGGCGAGCTGGAGAAGCTCGAGGAGGTCGGCCAGCGGGTCGTGAACGCGCTGCGGGCGATCCCGGGGATCGAGAACGTGGGCCTCTTCCACATCGTCGGCCAGCCCAACCTGGAGGTCCGCATCGACCGCCGGGCGTGCGCCCGCTACGGGGTGAACGTCGAGGACGTCGAGGACGTCGTCCAGGTCGCCATCGGCGGCCGGGCCTTCTCCGAGATGGTGGAGGGCGAGAAGCGCTACGAGATCGTCCTGCGGTTCCCCCAGGACCTCCGCGACGACCCCGACGACATCGGCCGCATCCCGGTGGACCTGCCGGGCCGCGACGGCAAGCCCGGGGCGCGGATCCCGCTCTCGCACCTGGCCGCGATCGAGCCCCACAAGTCGGGGGCGGCGTACATCTACCGCGAGAACAACCGCCGCTACATCCCCATCAAGTTCAGCGTCCACGGCCGGGACCTGGCCTCGGCCATCGAGGAGGCGCGACGCAAGGTCGACGACCCGGCCTCCGGGGCGAAGCTGCCGCCGGGCTATCGCGTCGAGTGGTCGGGCGAGTTCGCCCAGATGCAGGAGGCGAACCGGCGGCTGATGGTGACGGTCCCGCTCTCGATCGTGCTGATCCTGGTGCTCCTCTACACGATGTTCAGCTCGATGAAGGACGCCCTGCTCGTGATGGCCGGGGTCGTGACGGCGATGATGGGCGGGATCTGGGCCCTGCGGCTGACCGGCACGGCCTTCAGCATCTCGGCCGCCGTGGGCTTCATCTCGATCTTCGGCGTCGTGGTCCAGAACGGCGTGCTGCTCGTCAACGACTACAACCGCATGCGCGCCGCGGGCGTGCCGGTGCGTGAGACCGTCGAGCGGGGCTCGACGGCCCTCCTGCGGCCCGTCGTCATGATCTCGCTCACGGCCATCCTGGGGCTCCTCCCCGCCGCGCTCGCCGACTCGGTGGGCTCGCAGGCCCAGAAGCCGCTGGCGATCGTCGTGGTGGGGGGGATGTTCGTCGCGATGTTCCTCCCGCAGTTCCTCATCCCCGTCCTCTACACCTACTTCCCGGCCCGCGGCCCGAGCCCGGCCGAGGATCTCTGA
- the crcB gene encoding fluoride efflux transporter CrcB has translation MEKLAQIGILSLGGAFGVNARYWLGLWVNRWASPQFPLATFLINVTGSFAIGFLATLLAHRLPHPHLRLLVVTGFLGGYTTYSTFAYDGLTLWERGERGASLFYTAATLVVGFLAVTLGVALARELTLPRAERAARVQAPERARRVATDEDGGNS, from the coding sequence GTGGAGAAGCTGGCTCAGATCGGGATCCTGTCGCTCGGCGGCGCGTTCGGCGTGAACGCCCGCTACTGGCTCGGCCTGTGGGTCAATCGCTGGGCGAGCCCCCAGTTCCCGCTGGCGACCTTCCTCATCAACGTGACCGGCTCGTTCGCGATCGGGTTCCTGGCGACCTTGCTCGCCCACCGGTTGCCGCACCCGCACCTGCGGCTTTTGGTCGTCACCGGCTTCCTGGGCGGCTACACGACCTACTCCACGTTCGCCTACGACGGCCTCACCCTCTGGGAACGGGGCGAGCGCGGGGCGAGCCTCTTCTACACGGCCGCCACCCTCGTCGTCGGGTTCCTGGCGGTCACGCTGGGCGTGGCCCTGGCGCGCGAGCTGACCCTCCCCAGGGCGGAGCGGGCGGCCCGGGTCCAGGCCCCCGAGCGGGCGCGGCGGGTCGCGACGGACGAGGACGGGGGGAACTCATGA
- a CDS encoding DUF190 domain-containing protein — protein sequence MNPGEASLLRLYLNNDDRFGGRPLYEAVVAKAREMGLAGASVFTAEMGYGARGVVHDDQSEYSFMGAPVVVEVVDVAERIEALLVEFRAMVGEGVATVSTVSPVEVARYVHPQ from the coding sequence ATGAACCCGGGCGAGGCGAGCCTGCTGCGGCTCTACCTGAACAACGACGACCGCTTCGGCGGCCGGCCGCTCTACGAGGCGGTGGTCGCGAAGGCCCGCGAGATGGGCCTCGCCGGGGCCTCGGTCTTCACGGCCGAGATGGGCTACGGGGCGCGTGGCGTCGTCCACGACGACCAGAGCGAGTATTCCTTCATGGGGGCCCCGGTCGTCGTCGAGGTCGTCGACGTCGCCGAGCGGATCGAGGCCTTGCTCGTCGAGTTCCGGGCGATGGTCGGCGAGGGCGTCGCGACGGTGAGCACGGTCAGCCCCGTCGAGGTCGCCCGCTACGTCCATCCCCAATGA
- a CDS encoding DUF190 domain-containing protein, with product MQIEGEGRRVTVYIGSSDVWHGSNLAVAIVERCRKLGFAGATMSRGVMGFGKHSRIHRAHFLGLSEDLPEKVEIVDRPERIAELLPILEEMVAGGLVVVEDVHIVSYRHHPERDAPG from the coding sequence ATGCAGATCGAGGGCGAAGGCCGGAGGGTGACCGTCTACATCGGCAGCTCCGACGTCTGGCACGGGTCGAACCTCGCCGTGGCGATCGTCGAGCGCTGCCGGAAGCTGGGCTTCGCCGGGGCCACCATGTCGCGCGGGGTGATGGGCTTCGGCAAACACTCGCGGATCCATCGGGCGCACTTCCTCGGCCTCTCCGAGGACCTCCCCGAGAAGGTCGAGATCGTCGACCGCCCCGAGCGGATCGCCGAGCTGCTCCCCATCCTCGAAGAGATGGTCGCCGGCGGCCTGGTGGTCGTCGAGGACGTCCACATCGTCAGCTATCGCCACCACCCCGAGCGCGACGCGCCGGGCTGA
- a CDS encoding leucine-rich repeat domain-containing protein — MRYRVRWSLRATMVGVAATAVVLALALEPRRRRAEQERAIAAIRMLEGDVGARRGMCVLQPDRRPVVAVCLNNPVVTDADLAPLTWLTELESLDLSSTRITDAGLARLRGLIHLDDLDLSSTRITDAGLVHLRGMTGLRTLNLAGAPVVGPGPAHLKRLTSLQAIRLYGTRLTDADLVHVGALTGLDDVSLSGAITDAGLVHLKGLTQITELGLESCQVAGPGLESLNGLTKLRRLDLRSSRIDDAGLAHLRGLDSLEELNLGETQATDLGLVHLGSLTKLRGLNLEASKIDGAGLTYLRGLTNLESLNLSDTKVAGPGLGHLRDLPHLKTLIINPAPVTDADLEFLKPMSQLKEVYLIFTEVTEAGRDELRRALPEATVSWAAKPPPRVSEDGGED, encoded by the coding sequence ATGCGATATCGGGTTCGCTGGAGCTTGCGCGCGACGATGGTCGGGGTCGCGGCCACGGCCGTCGTGCTGGCGCTCGCCCTGGAACCGCGGCGGCGACGGGCCGAGCAGGAGCGGGCGATCGCCGCGATCAGGATGCTCGAAGGCGACGTCGGCGCGCGTCGCGGCATGTGCGTCCTTCAGCCCGATCGCCGCCCCGTCGTCGCCGTCTGCCTCAACAACCCCGTCGTCACCGACGCGGACCTGGCCCCGCTGACCTGGCTGACGGAGCTTGAGTCGCTCGACCTCTCTTCCACGAGAATCACCGACGCCGGCCTGGCCCGCTTGCGGGGGCTCATTCACCTCGATGACCTGGACCTCTCCTCCACCAGGATCACCGACGCCGGCCTGGTCCACCTGCGTGGCATGACCGGGCTGCGGACGCTGAACCTCGCCGGCGCCCCGGTCGTCGGCCCCGGCCCGGCCCACCTGAAAAGGCTGACCAGCCTCCAAGCCATCAGGCTCTACGGAACCCGCCTCACCGATGCCGACCTCGTCCACGTAGGTGCGTTGACCGGCCTCGACGACGTTTCCCTGTCCGGGGCGATCACCGACGCCGGCCTGGTGCACCTTAAGGGACTGACCCAGATCACCGAGCTCGGCCTCGAGTCCTGCCAGGTCGCCGGCCCCGGACTCGAGTCCCTGAACGGCCTGACGAAGCTTCGGAGGCTGGACCTGAGGTCGAGCAGGATCGACGACGCCGGCCTGGCTCACCTTCGAGGGCTGGACAGCCTCGAAGAGCTGAACCTCGGCGAGACCCAGGCCACCGACCTGGGGTTGGTCCATCTCGGGTCCCTGACGAAACTCCGGGGCCTAAACCTGGAAGCCAGCAAGATCGACGGAGCCGGCCTGACGTATCTGCGGGGGTTGACCAACCTCGAATCGCTGAACCTCAGCGACACGAAGGTCGCCGGCCCAGGCCTGGGGCACCTGAGAGACCTACCCCACCTCAAGACGCTGATCATAAACCCGGCCCCGGTGACCGATGCCGACCTCGAATTCCTGAAGCCGATGAGCCAGCTCAAGGAGGTTTACCTCATCTTCACCGAGGTCACCGAGGCGGGCAGGGACGAACTCAGGCGAGCCTTGCCCGAGGCCACGGTGTCGTGGGCGGCGAAGCCCCCGCCCCGAGTTTCCGAAGATGGAGGCGAGGATTAG
- a CDS encoding Rv0909 family putative TA system antitoxin: MKTQIAKLAPLALLFGSLLVVGAGCETKGPAEKAGEKIDRGVENAKDAIDPRGPGEKAGAAVDKAVNP; this comes from the coding sequence ATGAAGACCCAGATCGCCAAGCTCGCCCCCCTCGCCCTGCTGTTCGGCTCGCTGCTCGTCGTCGGGGCCGGCTGCGAGACCAAGGGCCCGGCCGAAAAGGCGGGCGAGAAGATCGACCGCGGCGTCGAGAACGCCAAGGACGCCATCGACCCCCGCGGACCCGGCGAGAAGGCCGGCGCCGCCGTCGACAAGGCCGTCAATCCCTGA